A genomic region of Salinibacter pepae contains the following coding sequences:
- the def gene encoding peptide deformylase, with translation MILPIYVYGHEALRNETDPVQENTEALQELIDNMIETMHNAAGIGLAAPQVGRTERLFVVDLTPMADEIAEAGAPLPPQPMVFINPEIVEESDGTAEMEEGCLSIPEVREAVARPERIRMRYRDREFEEQELEAGGMLSRVLQHERDHLDGVLFTDYLSSFRKRLLQRPLREMVNGEVEADYPLVTKDDETVPSR, from the coding sequence ATGATATTGCCGATATACGTCTACGGCCACGAGGCGCTCCGGAACGAGACCGATCCCGTGCAGGAGAATACGGAGGCGCTCCAAGAGCTCATCGACAACATGATCGAGACGATGCACAACGCCGCCGGCATTGGGCTGGCGGCGCCCCAGGTTGGGCGCACTGAGCGTCTTTTCGTGGTGGACCTGACCCCGATGGCCGACGAGATTGCGGAGGCGGGGGCGCCGCTCCCGCCCCAGCCGATGGTCTTCATCAATCCCGAGATCGTGGAGGAGAGCGACGGCACCGCGGAGATGGAGGAGGGCTGCCTGTCGATTCCGGAGGTGCGAGAAGCCGTGGCACGCCCCGAACGGATCCGGATGCGCTACCGGGATCGCGAGTTTGAGGAGCAGGAACTGGAAGCCGGGGGGATGCTGTCCCGGGTTCTGCAGCACGAGCGCGACCATCTCGACGGCGTCCTCTTTACCGACTACCTCAGCAGCTTCCGCAAGCGACTGCTCCAGCGTCCCCTGCGCGAGATGGTGAACGGGGAGGTGGAGGCCGACTATCCGCTCGTGACGAAGGACGACGAAACCGTTCCGTCCCGGTAG
- a CDS encoding phosphomannose isomerase type II C-terminal cupin domain, whose product MFLDADDRPWGRWEEYLNEPGYRVKRIIVHPGQRLSLQKHEQRQEHWVVVRGTGVFTRNEEEIAVSEGDTCFIDEGDVHRIENTGDGPLVFIETQMGRCVEDDIIRLEDDYGRE is encoded by the coding sequence ATGTTTCTCGACGCCGACGACCGTCCCTGGGGCCGCTGGGAAGAGTACCTGAACGAGCCGGGGTATCGCGTGAAGCGCATCATCGTGCACCCCGGCCAGCGGCTCTCCCTGCAGAAGCACGAGCAGCGACAAGAGCACTGGGTCGTCGTCCGGGGGACGGGCGTCTTCACGCGCAACGAGGAGGAGATCGCGGTGTCTGAGGGGGACACCTGCTTTATCGACGAGGGCGACGTGCACCGCATCGAGAACACCGGCGACGGGCCGCTCGTCTTTATCGAGACGCAGATGGGCCGCTGCGTGGAGGACGACATCATCCGGCTGGAGGACGACTACGGGCGGGAGTAG
- a CDS encoding Na+/H+ antiporter NhaC family protein, with protein MGHLVSFPRTLLLLTGLLCLWGGTTPAVAQDGAIDVPDPVLSGIEFAVAVPGDSSLAAQGAPTLRVAGASFSLSYDAAEGAWTADDVSIASSGSATVEVVADGAVLRSTTTRTIPGWLSILPPLLAIGMALLYRRVVPALFFGIWVGAVIAIGVTPWGAFKGLLDSFQVYVLNAMSSSSHVAIILFSLMIGGMVGIISKNGGTLGIVERLTGWASDSKRGQMVTGVLGVSIFFDDYANTLIVGNTMRPVTDRLRVSREKLAYVVDSTAAPIATLAFVTTWIGYQVGLLGTAIQNIDGFAQGAYSVFLSSLPYNFYPLLTLFFVFLVAYSGLDFGPMYQAERRARETGEVLGKEAKVDEAASEGEELQPPDGTPFRAVNAVIPILVLVGGVLGGLYATGVQAAGGEAPLRDIIGEANSYTALMWGSILGVLVAAALSIGQGILDLEQTVEAWYEGLKSMLFAMIILVLAWALSNITEVLHTADFLVSVLGEWLPPGVVPALIFVLAAATAFATGSSWGTMGILMPLVVPLVWAVLVQNGMDDPSHYHILYSSVSCVLAGSVWGDHCSPISDTTILSSMASGCDHVEHVRTQLPYALSVGTVAIVFGTLPAGFGLPWWVGLLVGAALLYGLLQVAGTPVDTAEAPAEAPA; from the coding sequence ATGGGCCATCTCGTTTCGTTTCCCCGAACTCTTCTTTTGCTCACGGGTCTGCTGTGCCTCTGGGGGGGCACGACGCCGGCCGTTGCACAGGACGGTGCGATCGACGTCCCGGACCCGGTCCTGAGCGGCATCGAGTTTGCGGTCGCGGTGCCCGGCGACTCCTCGCTGGCTGCACAGGGGGCGCCGACGCTGCGGGTGGCGGGGGCCTCGTTCTCGCTATCGTACGACGCGGCGGAGGGGGCGTGGACCGCGGACGATGTCTCGATCGCGTCGAGCGGAAGCGCCACCGTCGAGGTCGTGGCCGACGGCGCGGTGCTGCGCTCAACCACGACGCGAACCATTCCGGGCTGGCTCTCCATCCTGCCGCCCCTCTTGGCCATCGGGATGGCGCTGCTGTACCGGCGTGTGGTGCCGGCGTTGTTCTTTGGAATCTGGGTGGGCGCGGTGATTGCCATCGGCGTCACGCCGTGGGGCGCGTTCAAGGGCCTGCTGGACAGCTTTCAGGTCTACGTGCTGAACGCAATGTCCAGCTCCAGCCACGTGGCCATCATTCTGTTCTCCCTCATGATCGGGGGCATGGTGGGCATCATCTCCAAGAATGGGGGGACCCTCGGCATCGTGGAGCGCCTGACGGGGTGGGCGAGCGACTCGAAACGGGGACAGATGGTGACCGGGGTGCTGGGCGTGAGCATTTTCTTCGACGATTACGCCAATACCCTCATCGTGGGCAACACCATGCGCCCGGTCACGGACCGGCTTCGCGTTTCCCGTGAGAAGTTGGCCTACGTCGTGGACTCGACCGCGGCCCCCATCGCGACGCTCGCGTTCGTCACCACGTGGATTGGGTACCAGGTGGGCCTCCTGGGGACCGCCATCCAGAACATCGACGGATTTGCGCAGGGGGCCTACTCGGTCTTCCTCAGCTCACTGCCCTACAACTTCTATCCGCTCCTCACGCTGTTTTTCGTCTTCCTCGTGGCCTATTCGGGACTCGACTTCGGGCCGATGTACCAGGCGGAGCGGCGGGCCCGCGAGACGGGGGAAGTGCTGGGCAAGGAAGCGAAGGTCGACGAGGCGGCCTCGGAGGGGGAGGAGCTGCAGCCCCCGGACGGAACGCCGTTCCGGGCCGTCAACGCCGTCATCCCGATTCTGGTGCTGGTGGGAGGGGTGCTCGGCGGGCTGTACGCGACGGGCGTTCAGGCCGCTGGGGGGGAGGCCCCCTTGCGGGACATTATCGGGGAGGCGAACTCGTACACCGCCCTGATGTGGGGATCGATCCTTGGGGTGTTGGTGGCGGCGGCGCTGTCCATCGGGCAGGGCATCCTCGACCTGGAGCAGACCGTGGAGGCCTGGTACGAGGGCCTGAAGTCCATGCTGTTTGCGATGATCATCCTCGTGCTCGCGTGGGCCCTGTCCAACATCACAGAGGTCCTGCACACGGCCGACTTTCTCGTGTCGGTCCTCGGGGAGTGGCTTCCGCCTGGGGTCGTGCCGGCACTCATCTTTGTCCTTGCGGCCGCGACGGCCTTTGCGACCGGGTCGAGCTGGGGCACCATGGGCATTCTGATGCCGCTGGTGGTTCCGCTGGTGTGGGCGGTTCTCGTCCAGAACGGGATGGACGACCCGTCGCACTATCACATTCTGTACTCGTCGGTGTCGTGCGTGCTGGCCGGATCGGTGTGGGGGGACCATTGTTCGCCCATTTCGGATACGACGATTCTCTCGTCAATGGCCAGCGGCTGCGACCACGTGGAGCACGTGCGCACGCAGTTGCCGTACGCGCTCAGCGTGGGCACCGTGGCGATCGTGTTTGGCACACTGCCCGCCGGCTTCGGCCTGCCGTGGTGGGTCGGGCTCTTGGTCGGGGCGGCGCTCCTGTACGGCCTGCTACAGGTGGCCGGCACGCCCGTCGATACGGCCGAGGCCCCTGCGGAGGCCCCGGCGTAG
- a CDS encoding isoaspartyl peptidase/L-asparaginase family protein: MSLFLHSRQVETRGPLLLVHGGAWDIPDAALAAHREGLQAVLEVGTAAVQEETGALAGVTTATRALEAHGAFNAGYGAMLNQDGAVELDAGVMTGATLGYGAVMATQRLEHPVGVARRLLETGEGRVRMLAGEGAERFADATGTELVPNETLVHPRERRRHERIRAQAEANHPSRSFRPGGADPQGRDTVGAVMRDATGTLAAATSTGGTPFKPPGRVGDSPLPGAGFYADAHVAVSTTGWGEAIAAVGLARSVRERVRAGASAEAAARASLSRMHEQVRAPDGEGATGGCIVVAPEEAAVAFTTPRMARAWTDGTDARQRL; this comes from the coding sequence ATGTCCCTCTTCCTCCACAGTCGGCAGGTTGAGACGCGTGGGCCGCTCCTCCTCGTGCACGGCGGGGCCTGGGACATTCCGGACGCCGCGCTTGCGGCGCACCGCGAGGGGCTTCAGGCTGTACTCGAGGTCGGGACCGCCGCGGTGCAGGAGGAGACGGGGGCCCTGGCGGGCGTCACGACGGCGACGCGGGCCTTGGAGGCCCACGGCGCCTTCAATGCGGGCTACGGGGCGATGCTGAATCAAGACGGGGCGGTGGAGCTGGACGCCGGGGTCATGACGGGGGCCACTCTGGGCTACGGGGCCGTCATGGCCACGCAGCGTCTGGAGCACCCGGTCGGGGTGGCCCGCCGGTTGTTGGAGACAGGGGAGGGGCGCGTGCGCATGCTGGCGGGGGAGGGGGCGGAGCGGTTTGCGGACGCCACGGGGACGGAGCTCGTTCCGAACGAGACGCTGGTCCACCCTCGCGAGCGACGACGCCACGAGCGGATTCGGGCGCAGGCCGAAGCGAATCACCCGAGCCGGTCGTTTCGTCCAGGAGGCGCCGATCCGCAGGGGCGCGACACGGTGGGGGCGGTGATGCGGGACGCCACGGGCACGCTCGCGGCGGCGACCTCCACCGGAGGCACGCCCTTCAAGCCGCCGGGCCGGGTGGGCGACTCGCCCCTGCCGGGGGCCGGCTTCTACGCGGACGCCCACGTGGCGGTCAGCACGACGGGCTGGGGCGAGGCCATCGCGGCCGTGGGGCTGGCCCGGAGCGTGCGGGAGCGCGTCCGGGCGGGCGCCTCGGCCGAAGCAGCCGCGCGGGCCTCCCTCTCCCGCATGCACGAGCAGGTACGGGCGCCGGACGGGGAGGGGGCGACGGGCGGATGCATCGTGGTTGCCCCTGAAGAGGCCGCGGTGGCCTTCACGACGCCCCGGATGGCCCGGGCGTGGACGGATGGGACCGACGCGCGTCAGCGTCTGTAA
- a CDS encoding peptidoglycan DD-metalloendopeptidase family protein — MSFSRGPVRLLAVLLIVAGGGLACQTGATAPPPPTESTAVFEVSTDRYGLPTGRYEVEEGRVGRAETFSDVLGEHGVDYQTILRLADAARPEFEVTDLRAGRPYRVYVNPWLQQPQYLAYQIDARRYVVFDLQHPNRTHIATRPVTRQWATVAGTVEGSLYETVVDNGGHPLLALRLSEVFAWQIDFFRLRAGDSFRLVYEARAVGGDAVQPGDIVAAHVRHRGEDYYAFRFEAGAGDAEYFNRAGQSLRRQLLKAPLQYSRISSGYTNRRYHPVLKEYRPHRGVDYAAPRGTPVRSVGEGVVQRAGYEGPNGNYVKIRHNGTYTSGYLHLSQISVASGDRVQQGETIGYVGSTGRSTGPHLDYRLWKHGSPVNPVTLELPPSQPVPLRHRDAFRATVRALLPRLDGESVLARASPGAGPRWNDRTAPSGPHLANR; from the coding sequence ATGTCCTTTTCACGCGGGCCCGTGCGACTGCTTGCCGTGCTTCTGATCGTTGCTGGAGGGGGGCTTGCCTGCCAGACGGGCGCGACCGCGCCGCCCCCGCCGACCGAATCGACGGCAGTGTTTGAGGTCTCGACGGACCGGTACGGACTTCCGACGGGGCGCTATGAGGTTGAGGAGGGACGCGTGGGGCGGGCGGAGACGTTCTCGGACGTGCTGGGCGAGCATGGGGTGGACTACCAGACAATCTTGCGCCTTGCGGACGCGGCCCGGCCCGAGTTCGAGGTCACGGATCTGCGGGCCGGGCGTCCGTATCGGGTCTACGTGAACCCTTGGCTCCAGCAGCCACAGTACCTGGCGTACCAGATCGATGCGCGCCGGTACGTCGTCTTTGATCTGCAGCATCCGAACCGCACCCACATTGCCACCCGGCCGGTCACCCGTCAGTGGGCCACGGTCGCGGGCACGGTGGAGGGGTCGTTGTACGAGACCGTCGTGGACAATGGCGGGCACCCGCTCCTCGCCCTGCGGCTGTCGGAGGTGTTTGCCTGGCAGATTGACTTTTTTCGGCTGCGGGCCGGCGACTCGTTCCGCCTCGTGTACGAGGCCCGTGCGGTGGGGGGCGATGCGGTGCAGCCCGGAGACATCGTGGCGGCGCACGTGCGCCACCGCGGTGAGGACTACTACGCGTTTCGGTTTGAGGCGGGAGCGGGCGACGCCGAGTATTTCAACCGGGCGGGACAGAGCCTTCGGCGCCAGCTCCTGAAGGCGCCGCTGCAGTACTCCCGCATCAGCTCGGGCTACACCAATCGCCGGTACCACCCGGTCCTGAAGGAGTACCGCCCCCACCGCGGGGTCGACTATGCCGCGCCGCGCGGCACCCCAGTGCGATCGGTCGGGGAGGGGGTTGTGCAGCGGGCCGGGTACGAGGGGCCGAACGGAAACTACGTCAAGATCCGCCACAACGGCACCTACACCTCCGGCTACCTCCACCTCTCGCAAATCTCCGTGGCGTCCGGCGACCGCGTGCAGCAGGGCGAGACCATCGGCTACGTCGGAAGCACGGGCCGATCCACGGGGCCCCACCTCGACTACCGCCTCTGGAAGCACGGCTCCCCCGTCAACCCGGTCACGCTGGAGCTGCCGCCCTCCCAGCCCGTTCCGCTGCGGCACCGCGACGCATTCCGGGCAACCGTCCGGGCCCTCCTGCCGCGCCTCGACGGGGAGTCGGTGCTTGCCCGGGCGTCGCCGGGGGCCGGACCGCGCTGGAATGATCGCACGGCCCCGTCAGGCCCCCATCTCGCGAACCGGTAG
- a CDS encoding class I SAM-dependent methyltransferase, translating to MTARRTLSRSDIEAVYDRTGAWQDTQAFYEAPAFDVLVARGGFGDARSVVEVGCGTGTLAERLLQRHCPPAARYVGYDLSGTMVRRARARLGPFGGRATVHETDGGLTFDAPDGTHDRVVATYLLDLLSREDARTFLGEAHRLLRENGRLCLAGLTWGRALVPRCVSELWNALHRIRPAWVGGCRPLRQRALLDETRWSVRAHALVTAWGVPSEVLVATPT from the coding sequence ATGACCGCCCGCCGGACGCTCTCCCGCTCGGACATCGAGGCCGTCTACGACCGGACTGGGGCGTGGCAGGACACCCAGGCCTTCTACGAGGCGCCGGCCTTCGACGTGCTCGTGGCCCGTGGGGGGTTTGGGGACGCCCGGTCGGTGGTCGAGGTCGGATGCGGCACCGGAACGCTCGCCGAGCGCCTCCTGCAACGCCATTGTCCGCCGGCGGCGCGCTACGTGGGATACGACCTCAGCGGAACAATGGTGCGGCGTGCCCGGGCCCGACTCGGGCCGTTTGGGGGCCGCGCGACCGTCCACGAGACCGACGGCGGCCTGACGTTTGACGCCCCGGACGGGACGCACGATCGCGTGGTGGCGACCTACCTGTTGGACCTTCTGTCGCGAGAGGACGCCCGGACCTTCCTCGGGGAGGCGCATCGCCTCCTGCGAGAGAACGGCCGGCTCTGCCTTGCGGGGCTCACCTGGGGACGCGCGCTGGTGCCTCGGTGTGTGAGTGAGCTGTGGAACGCCCTTCATCGAATTCGCCCGGCGTGGGTCGGCGGGTGCCGGCCCCTTCGGCAACGGGCCCTCCTGGACGAGACGCGCTGGTCCGTCCGGGCTCACGCCTTGGTGACGGCATGGGGCGTTCCGTCGGAGGTGCTGGTGGCGACGCCCACATAA
- a CDS encoding ABC transporter ATP-binding protein — protein sequence MSGNGVALLSVDRLSVTLDGHTILRDVGFEVAAGQWVGILGPNGAGKTTLLRAIGGHIPFDGEVRLRGTPIETMSAPEQARAQAFVRQARSLTFDFAVEEFVLLGRAPQRGWLQPYRESDRERVREALARVELEGFEARSVLSLSGGEMQRVFLAQALVQGADLLLLDEPTAHLDVHYQFSFMEQIRAQAEAGRTVLAVGHDLELAARYADRLLLIADGELRAQGPPASVLTPERIASVFGVRVALDQHPDGTLRIDYLGPVSSADANRVPG from the coding sequence ATGTCCGGCAACGGCGTGGCCCTGCTTTCGGTCGACCGGCTTTCCGTGACGCTCGACGGACACACGATTTTGCGCGACGTGGGCTTCGAGGTTGCGGCCGGCCAGTGGGTCGGCATCCTCGGGCCCAACGGAGCGGGCAAAACAACCCTTCTGCGGGCAATTGGGGGGCACATCCCGTTCGACGGCGAGGTCCGGCTCCGGGGGACGCCCATCGAAACGATGAGTGCACCGGAGCAAGCACGGGCGCAGGCCTTCGTCCGTCAGGCGCGGTCCCTCACCTTCGACTTTGCGGTGGAGGAATTTGTGCTGCTCGGCCGGGCCCCGCAGCGAGGGTGGTTGCAGCCGTACCGGGAGTCGGACCGGGAGCGCGTTCGAGAGGCCCTTGCCCGAGTGGAGCTGGAGGGCTTTGAGGCCCGGTCGGTCCTGTCCCTGAGCGGAGGGGAGATGCAGCGCGTCTTTCTGGCGCAGGCCCTGGTGCAGGGGGCGGACCTGCTGCTGCTGGACGAGCCGACCGCCCACCTGGACGTACACTATCAGTTCTCCTTTATGGAGCAGATACGGGCGCAGGCGGAGGCCGGCCGGACGGTGCTCGCCGTGGGGCACGACCTGGAGCTGGCGGCCCGCTACGCGGATCGGCTGCTCCTGATCGCAGACGGCGAGCTGCGGGCCCAGGGGCCCCCGGCGTCGGTCCTGACGCCGGAGCGCATCGCCTCGGTATTCGGCGTGCGGGTCGCCCTGGATCAGCACCCGGACGGCACGCTCCGGATCGACTACCTGGGGCCCGTCTCGTCCGCCGACGCGAACCGCGTCCCCGGGTAG
- a CDS encoding alanine/glycine:cation symporter family protein: protein MLQTIVDTLYDVVWTYGIPIGGGQYIPWVVLLLLGAGIYFTLRLAFVQIRQFPHGLAVTSGRYDDPDDPGDVSHFQALTTALSATLGIGNIAGAALAIHVGGPGALLWMWVTGILGMATKYSEVTIAQFYRNVEEPTEAEKGTWQQTWKGTVAGGPMYYIEKGLGSNWKPLAIFFAVMLMITSFLTGNAVQSNTVADVMNAEFGVAVWLSGLVLATIIALVILGGVTAIGRVTGILVPVMAAAYVIGALLVLAFNYTEILPTLGSVFTNAFNPSAGVAGTGAGAFLLTFTYGVQRGLFSNEAGMGSAPIAHSAAKTDEPASEGVVALLEPFIDTITVVTLTCLAILVSGAWGAEVPTEFNFDSGNADYRVENEGGIFPSSDTPEEIRIENGEQQVPNPDEDAQFAWRQAVVSSFYTSCANDCDEAEDLQEPFTGTLYPTKELAVADDGTEYQVLYGEGVRSGAPLTRLAFERGLSPLGDWGGYVVILSVLLFAISTSISWSYYGDRCAYYLFGERAIFPYKVVFVLMNFTGAVTALTTIWTIGDIALGIVIVPNLIGVILLTDKVKEITDDYGARKPWLEEPET, encoded by the coding sequence ATGCTGCAAACGATCGTCGACACCCTCTACGATGTGGTTTGGACCTACGGCATCCCAATCGGGGGGGGACAGTACATTCCGTGGGTGGTGCTGCTCCTGCTGGGGGCGGGCATCTACTTTACCCTTCGACTGGCCTTCGTCCAGATTCGCCAGTTTCCGCACGGCCTTGCCGTCACGTCGGGGCGGTACGACGATCCGGACGACCCCGGAGACGTGTCGCACTTCCAGGCCCTGACGACGGCACTGTCGGCCACCCTCGGGATCGGCAACATCGCGGGGGCGGCCCTTGCCATCCACGTGGGCGGCCCGGGGGCCCTGTTGTGGATGTGGGTCACCGGCATCCTCGGCATGGCCACCAAATACAGCGAGGTGACCATCGCGCAGTTCTACCGGAACGTCGAGGAGCCGACCGAGGCGGAGAAGGGCACTTGGCAGCAGACCTGGAAGGGGACGGTGGCCGGGGGGCCCATGTACTACATCGAAAAGGGACTGGGCTCAAACTGGAAGCCCCTGGCGATCTTCTTCGCCGTGATGCTGATGATCACGTCCTTCCTCACCGGTAACGCGGTGCAGTCGAACACGGTGGCCGACGTCATGAACGCGGAGTTTGGCGTGGCGGTGTGGCTCTCGGGACTTGTGCTGGCCACCATCATCGCCCTCGTCATCCTCGGCGGCGTGACCGCGATTGGGCGCGTCACGGGCATCCTCGTGCCCGTCATGGCCGCGGCGTACGTCATTGGCGCGCTCCTCGTCCTGGCCTTCAACTACACGGAGATTCTCCCGACGCTCGGGAGTGTCTTCACGAACGCCTTCAATCCGTCCGCGGGGGTGGCGGGGACGGGGGCTGGGGCCTTCTTGCTGACGTTTACATACGGGGTGCAACGCGGCCTCTTCTCCAACGAGGCCGGCATGGGCTCGGCCCCCATTGCCCACTCGGCCGCCAAGACCGACGAGCCCGCCTCGGAGGGCGTGGTGGCCCTCCTGGAGCCGTTCATCGACACGATCACGGTCGTCACGCTGACCTGCCTGGCCATCCTCGTGAGCGGGGCCTGGGGGGCCGAAGTGCCCACGGAGTTCAACTTCGATTCCGGCAACGCGGACTACCGGGTGGAGAACGAGGGCGGCATCTTTCCCAGCTCCGATACGCCGGAGGAGATCCGAATTGAGAACGGCGAGCAGCAGGTCCCCAATCCCGACGAGGACGCGCAGTTTGCCTGGCGGCAGGCCGTGGTAAGCTCCTTCTACACGTCCTGCGCCAACGACTGCGACGAGGCAGAAGACCTCCAAGAGCCCTTCACGGGCACGCTCTACCCGACGAAAGAGCTCGCCGTGGCCGACGACGGGACCGAGTACCAGGTCCTGTACGGAGAGGGGGTGCGCAGCGGGGCCCCCCTTACCCGCCTTGCCTTCGAGCGCGGCCTCTCCCCGCTCGGCGACTGGGGCGGGTACGTCGTGATCCTGAGCGTGCTGCTCTTCGCCATCTCGACCTCCATCTCGTGGAGCTACTACGGCGACCGCTGCGCCTACTACCTGTTTGGGGAGCGGGCCATCTTCCCGTACAAGGTCGTCTTCGTCCTCATGAACTTTACCGGCGCGGTGACCGCCCTTACGACGATCTGGACCATCGGGGACATCGCCCTCGGGATCGTGATTGTGCCGAACCTGATTGGCGTGATCCTGCTGACGGACAAGGTGAAGGAGATCACCGACGACTACGGGGCCCGAAAACCGTGGCTGGAGGAGCCGGAGACGTGA
- the upp gene encoding uracil phosphoribosyltransferase: MENLTVVDHPLLQRDLTLLRRKETPHGQFRKTVSDAAAILAYEAMRDIELEETSIETPLEQTTGYEIAEEVMVVPIMRAGLGMVDGFVRYVPEARVGHLGMQRDEETYRPVDYYSNIPSSIEGAHVFVVDPMLATGGSASFAIDHLKEEGGQDFTFACLVAAPEGVQKLREEHPDVPVVTAVLDRELDDNAFIRPGLGDAGDRIFGTRS, from the coding sequence ATGGAGAACCTCACCGTTGTCGACCACCCGCTTTTGCAGCGTGACCTGACCCTCCTGCGCCGGAAGGAGACGCCGCACGGCCAGTTCCGGAAGACGGTGTCCGACGCGGCGGCGATTCTGGCCTACGAGGCGATGCGGGACATCGAGCTGGAGGAGACCTCCATCGAGACGCCCCTCGAACAGACGACCGGCTACGAGATCGCCGAAGAGGTGATGGTCGTGCCCATCATGCGGGCCGGGCTCGGAATGGTGGATGGCTTCGTGCGGTACGTGCCGGAGGCCCGGGTGGGCCACCTCGGCATGCAGCGCGACGAGGAGACCTACCGGCCCGTCGACTACTACAGCAACATTCCGTCGAGCATCGAGGGCGCCCACGTGTTTGTGGTGGACCCGATGCTGGCCACAGGGGGCAGTGCGTCCTTTGCCATCGATCACCTAAAGGAAGAAGGGGGACAGGACTTCACGTTTGCGTGTCTGGTCGCGGCGCCCGAGGGGGTGCAGAAGCTCCGCGAGGAGCACCCCGACGTGCCCGTGGTGACGGCGGTACTGGACCGGGAGCTGGACGACAACGCCTTCATTCGCCCCGGCTTGGGCGACGCGGGGGACCGAATCTTTGGAACGCGATCGTGA
- a CDS encoding cob(I)yrinic acid a,c-diamide adenosyltransferase — protein MSKRIYTRTGDDGTTSLFGGERVGKGTPRIDAYGTVDETNSIVGLARSHLEGEPGQETLDPVLGAVQEELFVLGADLATPMDAKPVVERIEDAHIEALEERIDRFEADLPSLERFILPGGAPAGASLHSARTVCRRAERRSVEAKTSTPINEQVIVYLNRLSDLLFVLARWANRQAGVREDTWSPGGGGGDGASADPS, from the coding sequence ATGAGCAAACGCATCTACACCCGGACCGGCGACGACGGAACCACGTCCCTCTTCGGGGGAGAACGTGTGGGCAAGGGAACCCCCCGCATCGACGCGTACGGCACGGTCGACGAGACCAACTCGATTGTCGGGCTCGCCCGGTCGCACCTAGAGGGCGAGCCGGGCCAGGAAACCCTCGACCCGGTCCTGGGAGCCGTGCAGGAGGAGCTGTTCGTATTGGGGGCGGACCTGGCCACGCCGATGGACGCCAAGCCGGTCGTGGAGCGCATCGAGGACGCCCACATCGAGGCGCTTGAGGAACGGATCGACCGGTTCGAGGCGGACCTGCCCAGCCTGGAGCGCTTCATCCTGCCGGGGGGCGCGCCGGCCGGGGCGTCGCTCCACTCCGCCCGGACCGTGTGCCGCCGCGCGGAGCGCCGCAGCGTAGAGGCCAAAACCTCGACGCCCATCAATGAGCAGGTCATTGTCTACCTCAACCGGTTGTCCGACCTCCTCTTTGTGCTGGCCCGCTGGGCCAACCGGCAGGCGGGCGTCCGGGAGGACACGTGGAGCCCCGGAGGGGGTGGGGGCGACGGTGCGTCTGCCGACCCGTCGTAG